One genomic window of Coffea eugenioides isolate CCC68of chromosome 1, Ceug_1.0, whole genome shotgun sequence includes the following:
- the LOC113765990 gene encoding putative disease resistance protein RGA3 codes for MAEAAVSATIKVLLGTVISLATDRTSLVLVFEKDLEKLSQFATMIQDFLDDADEKMHRKAVRRWLNQLEEEVFKVDNVLDELNYEKLRREVKYRNQLKKKVCFFFSNFNTIGLRLKLASEIREINTNLERINRQANDMGLVVRCQNDAALPASARVTTSRLTDSTVVLDVVGRTKDESKIIEMLLSPAERVVSVIPVTGMGGIGKTTLAKSVYNNPQIGRHFGKNKFWVCVARKIEIMELFKFILVQLTEEEVKVDDRNVIVKKIGDKLERQKYFLVLDDVWNHEQGLWNEFFTTLEGLNPTKGSWCLVTTRDERVADAVSKILKMNHHPHCLEKLSYDECWSILRKMVLAGEEVSQELEAIKMQILRKCSGLPLAAKLIGGLLLSNGKENWQSIVDDSLLNEDQGQINQILKVSFDHLSPPSVKKCFAYCAIFPQDTKLREDGLIQHWIAEGFVLKNNGVMEETGGEYLRILLQNSLLEKVEESWRTYYEMHDLVHDFAKSILNPKSSNQDRYLALNSSEGLAENTTRTIPTSIRTLFLHLEGGISADMLLRFKYLHVLRLSGDDVEFLPSSIGKLLHLRLLDISSSRIKSLPDSLCKLYNLQTLTMSDGALKGGFPKRMSDLISLRHLKYYHYHIEFKMPMQMGRLTCLQTLEFFNVSQEKDCGVEQLGALKYLKGSLHLRNLGLVKGKEAAKQAKLFEKPNLSCLVFEWESRDRESDNRDEDVLEGLQPHPNLEKLKIDSCMGNKFPQWFINLSKLVELRIQFCRRSSELPALGQLPSLKRLYLISLDNILSVGDEFYGITTNEEEGRSRESGSSTRRRKFFPVLEELRVADMWNLVEWKDADQVRSTTGEGEVDAFPMLRDFGIQRCPQLTTLPCSSKILDVRGCDNLTSIKTGYRTASVEELRITSCYNLRELPEDVFGSRLQRLTISICPRLICLGVNRQKCPLPCLKWLSIQHCYGLTTIPDKMFESCPSLRYLWVADCPNLVSFSLNLQETPSLEEFILRACPKLIPRRFKGFAFATSLRGLSINSPFSSDNSSIDDFDWSGLRHASTLRELRLEGLPHPESLPHQLQYLTTLTSLSLDNFGGLEALPDWIGDLVSLETLKLWFCKKLQSLPSEATMRRLTKLTSVEVYRCPLLRQRYTPQRGIYLAEEISSDPASSESEEEEIDDNELAGREGEQKSIDSAETSASWCSPSLLKKKKSSRES; via the exons ATGGCTGAAGCTGCTGTTAGCGCTACCATTAAGGTTCTGTTGGGGACGGTTATTTCCCTTGCCACTGACCGTACTAGTTTGGTTCTTGTGTTCGAAAAGGATTTggagaaattaagccaatttgcTACAATGATCCAGGACTTCTTGGATGATGCTGACGAAAAAATGCATAGGAAAGCGGTGCGGCGATGGCTGAATCAGCTTGAAGAAGAGGTTTTTAAAGTGGACAATGTGCTGGACGAGCTCAACTATGAAAAACTCCGTCGGGAGGTGAAGTACAGAAatcaactcaagaagaaggtATGCTTCTTCTTCTCGAACTTCAATACAATTGGTTTGCGTTTGAAATTGGCTTCGGAGATCAGGGAAATCAACACCAACCTTGAAAGGATTAATCGACAAGCCAATGACATGGGACTGGTCGTCAGGTGCCAAAATGACGCTGCACTCCCTGCTTCTGCTAGAGTCACAACAAGCCGACTAACTGACTCTACTGTTGTTCTAGATGTAGTGGGTAGAACAAAGGATGAATCAAAGATAATAGAAATGTTGTTAAGCCCGGCTGAAAGAGTTGTCTCTGTGATTCCCGTGACCGGCATGGGAGGAATAGGAAAAACAACTTTGGCCAAATCAGTCTACAATAATCCACAAATTGGTCGTCACTTTGGAAAAAACAAATTTTGGGTGTGTGTGGCTAGAAAAATCGAAATAATGGAGctcttcaaattcattttaGTACAATTGACAGAAGAAGAAGTAAAAGTGGACGACAGGAATGTTATCGTTAAGAAAATTGGAGATAAGCTCGAGAGACAAAAATATTTCCTTGTCCTTGACGATGTGTGGAATCATGAACAAGGATTGTGGAATGAATTTTTTACCACTTTGGAGGGACTAAATCCAACCAAAGGAAGCTGGTGTCTTGTCACTACTCGTGACGAACGTGTGGCTGATGCTGTGTCTAAAATTCTGAAGATGAATCATCATCCTCATTGCTTAGAAAAGCTATCATATGATGAGTGTTGGTCTATCTTGAGAAAAATGGTACTGGCAGGGGAAGAAGTATCACAGGAATTGGAAGCAATAAAGATgcaaattttaagaaaatgtaGTGGCCTACCTCTGGCAGCAAAGTTAATTGGAGGCTTGTTGCTTAGCAATGGAAAAGAGAATTGGCAATCTATCGTGGACGATAGTCTCTTGAATGAAGACCAAGGCCAAATCAATCAAATACTTAAGGTGAGCTTTGATCATTTATCACCTCCATCAGTTAAGAAATGTTTTGCATATTGCGCAATTTTTCCTCAGGACACTAAATTGAGAGAAGATGGACTAATTCAGCATTGGATTGCAGAAGGTTTTGTTCTAAAGAATAATGGAGTGATGGAGGAAACAGGAGGCGAGTATTTGAGGATTTTGTTGCAAAATTCCTTGCTGGAAAAAGTCGAAGAGTCGTGGAGAACGTACTATGAAATGCACGATCTTGTGCATGATTTTGCAAAATCAATTCTCAATCCAAAAAGCAGCAATCAGGATCGCTACCTTGCATTGAACTCTTCTGAAGGTTTGGCAGAAAATACCACAAGGACAATACCAACATCAATTCGCACGTTATTTCTCCATCTAGAAGGTGGCATATCTGCTGACATGCTTTTAAGATTCAAGTACTTGCATGTTCTCAGATTGTCTGGCGATGATGTCGAGTTTCTACCAAGCTCCATTGGCAAACTACTACATTTGCGGTTGCTCGACATTTCATCTTCTAGAATCAAAAGTTTGCCAGATTCTCTTTGCAAGCTATATAATTTGCAGACACTAACGATGAGCGATGGTGCACTTAAAGGTGGTTTTCCAAAACGGATGAGCGATTTGATTAGCTTGAGACATCTAAAATACTATCATTATCATATAGAATTTAAAATGCCGATGCAGATGGGACGATTGACTTGTCTTCAAACTCTAGAGTTCTTTAATGTAAGCCAAGAGAAGGATTGTGGTGTCGAACAGCTTGGGGCCTTGAAATATCTTAAAGGATCGTTGCATTTAAGAAATCTTGGACTAGTAAAGGGCAAAGAAGCAGCTAAACAAGCAAAATTGTTTGAAAAGCCAAATCTATCGTGTTTGGTGTTTGAATGGGAGAGTAGGGATCGGGAAAGTGATAACCGTGATGAGGATGTGTTGGAAGGTCTCCAACCTCACCCAAAtttggaaaagctgaaaattgatTCTTGTATGGGTAATAAATTTCCGCAATGGTTTATCAATTTGTCAAAATTGGTGGAGTTGCGAATACAATTTTGTAGGAGATCCAGTGAACTCCCCGCATTAGGACAACTACCATCCCTCAAACGTCTCTATTTGATAAGCTTGGACAACATCCTATCTGTTGGAGATGAATTCTACGGTATTACTACTAATGAGGAGGAGGGCAGATCACGAGAATCAGGCAGCAGCACTAGAAGACGAAAATTCTTTCCTGTCCTTGAAGAACTCCGTGTAGCAGATATGTGGAATTTGGTAGAGTGGAAGGATGCAGACCAAGTGAGGTCAACAACAGGTGAAGGAGAAGTAGATGCCTTTCCCATGCTGAGGGATTTTGGGATTCAACGTTGCCCACAACTGACCACTCTTCCATGCTCGAGCAAAATTCTAGACGTGCGGGGTTGCGATAATCTAACAAGTATAAAAACGGGTTACCGCACTGCTTCTGTTGAGGAGTTAAGAATCACCTCTTGCTACAATCTTAGGGAGCTGCCAGAAGATGTGTTTGGATCGAGATTGCAGCGGCTGACCATCTCAATTTGCCCAAGACTAATTTGTCTAGGAGTAAATAGACAGAAATGCCCCCTACCATGTCTTAAGTGGTTGAGTATTCAACATTGCTATGGGTTGACCACTATACCCGACAAAATGTTCGAGTCATGCCCGTCTTTGCGGTACCTATGGGTGGCGGACTGCCCGAATCTGGTGTCATTTTCGCTTAATTTGCAGGAGACGCCTTCTCTCGAGGAATTCATCTTAAGAGCATGTCCCAAATTGATCCCTCGTAGGTTCAAAGGATTTGCTTTTGCGACCAGCTTAAGAGGATTGAGCATCAACAGTCCCTTCTCCTCAGATAACTCCTCAATCGATGATTTTGATTGGTCTGGTTTAAGACATGCATCAACACTCCGTGAGCTTCGCTTAGAAGGGCTGCCTCACCCGGAGTCCCTGCCACACCAACTTCAATACTTGACTACCCTCACTTCACTAAGTCTGGACAACTTTGGAGGTTTAGAAGCGCTACCAGATTGGATTGGAGACCTTGTGTCCCTTGAAACCCTAAAGCTATGGTTTTGCAAAAAGCTTCAATCTTTACCATCCGAGGCCACCATGAGACGCCTCACCAAGTTAACAAGTGTTGAAGTTTATCGGTGTCCTCTATTAAGACAACGATACACTCCCCAAAGAGGCATCTACTTGGCGGAGGAGATTTCAAGTGATCCT GCAAGCAGTGAgagtgaagaagaagaaatcgATGACAATGAACTAGCAGGCAGAGAGGGTGAACAAAAAAGCATTGATAGTGCTGAAACATCAGCTTCATGGTGTTCCCCATCgttgttgaagaagaagaagagctcAAGAG AGTCTTAG